In Aequorivita sp. H23M31, a single window of DNA contains:
- a CDS encoding ferritin, which produces MNTNRLSKSIEDILNKQLTKEAHAAQIYLSYAIWADSEGYAGIADLLFRHSGEERNHMMKVVEYIQDRGGRAKVTALGAPPADPESLHNCFQKLFQHEVDNTTAIYGIVDLALQEKDWATWNFAQWFVKEQIEEETLVLNLLDKLKIAGGDQASDESLLYLDTKIGNQKDDAELARDASVDEP; this is translated from the coding sequence ATGAATACCAATAGACTTTCAAAATCAATCGAGGATATTTTGAACAAACAGCTTACCAAGGAAGCGCACGCAGCTCAGATTTATCTGTCGTACGCCATTTGGGCGGACAGTGAAGGCTACGCAGGAATCGCGGATTTGCTGTTTCGGCATTCGGGGGAAGAGAGAAACCATATGATGAAAGTAGTGGAATATATTCAGGATAGAGGGGGAAGGGCAAAAGTAACTGCCTTAGGCGCTCCTCCAGCTGATCCGGAAAGCCTTCATAATTGTTTTCAGAAATTATTTCAGCATGAGGTGGATAACACCACAGCAATATACGGTATTGTCGATTTAGCCCTTCAGGAAAAGGATTGGGCTACTTGGAATTTTGCCCAATGGTTCGTAAAAGAACAAATAGAAGAAGAGACCTTGGTATTGAATCTTCTGGATAAATTGAAAATTGCCGGAGGTGATCAAGCTTCTGATGAGTCATTGCTATATTTGGATACCAAGATTGGTAATCAGAAGGACGACGCTGA